A genomic region of Caenorhabditis elegans chromosome V contains the following coding sequences:
- the nhr-269 gene encoding Nuclear Hormone Receptor family (Product from WormBase gene class nhr;~Predicted): MNIPWCEVCHGAPKGAQYGALACLGCIVFFRRAIVGENIKRKCNLNCDILFEKKNCCRSCRLQKCLKVGMDPNAVQHRDLIGPRKPIKLILKKKADAISGSCEIDFDYLMELQRKQTIKWERYGRQNENIKKVTATDIRFVMSLGFQNATVWANHFEPFWSLSNDEKTSVLSEYGIAFILMEQAIKTVNEGIKGVWLLQTGTSLLSPVPCETEQEKIHQKFVNELLEMLWAPFKNLGLDKFETIILKTLLLLTPSHQKNVHLTGSKLLREKCLSELMKYTTNISPSSGLEKFGEILLLMGSIRCAVKLFFNHTKKLDIFQMDNFDAFTRKYILM; the protein is encoded by the exons atGAACATTCCATGGTGTGAAGTTTGTCATGGAGCTCCAAAAGGAGCTCAATATGGAGCTCTGGCTTGTCTGGGATGCATTGTGTTTTTCAGACGAGCAATTGTTggtgaaaatatcaaaagaaaatgcaatttaaaTTGTGATATACTATTTG AGAAGAAGAATTGCTGTAGAAGTTGCCGCCtgcaaaaatgtctaaaaGTTGGAATGGATCCAAACg CAGTTCAACACCGCGATTTGATTGGCCCACGTAAGCCGATAAAGttgattttgaagaagaaggcTGATGCAATATCAGGGAGCtgtgaaattgattttgattatttaatGGAGCTACAAAGGAAACAAACCATCAAGTGGGAACGATATGGGAGACAAAATGAGAATATCAAAAAG gtgACGGCTACTGATATTCGATTTGTGATGAGCTTGGGATTCCAGAACGCCACTGTATGGGCTAACcattttgaaccattttggAGTCTATCAAACGACgaaaaaacttcagttttATCAGAATACGGAATTGCATTTATTCTTATGGAACAAGCTATCAAAACAGTTAATGAAGGAATCAAAGGAGTGTGGCTACTGCAAACTGGTACATCATTGTTATCTCCTGTACCATGTGAAACTGAGCAAGAGAA aattcaccaaaaatttgtgaatgaATTACTGGAAATGCTATGGGCGCCTTTTAAAAATCTGGGCTTGGATAAATTTGAAacgataattttaaaaacactgCTTTTATTAACAC catcacatcaaaaaaatgttcacttgACAGGTTCAAAGCTACTTCGAGAAAAATGCCTGTCAGAACTAATGAAATATACTACAAACATCTCTCCAAGTAGTGGACTTGAGAAATTCGGTGAAATATTGCTTCTAATGGGATCAATACGGTGTGCTGTGAAGCTTTTCTTTAATCACACGAAGAAATTAGATATTTTCCAAATGGATAATTTTGATGCATTtacaagaaaatatattttgatgtAA